The following coding sequences are from one Syngnathus acus chromosome 14, fSynAcu1.2, whole genome shotgun sequence window:
- the LOC119133892 gene encoding V-set and immunoglobulin domain-containing protein 10-like 2, protein MLVQLLGLLFLLYFANSQPNNGEVVYQDTTVYGVVGKAVILECGTTVPDMYIWSFTKPGTEAIKAVVYDLGQGPKIQKLAHTLGQVTVILKSADVSIDKLPVAAQGLYTCQAFYDIENSPVVYYYYVHLTVRVPVTKPHLLVSDVSPVEGSTIWLQCNLDNGTGPIQYVWQQENRHGNISAFAQGNTGVVNVTEVNRNHTGWYRCLASNAVNSEQSDRIWLDIIYGPDIPQIDVTPYTVTERGYSALERETVSLQCQAQSNPPSQYVWLYNSSQVYTGPQLTITKVLRMHTGDYACLAQNTYLNTRSKKTISLTVYYPPDGSPSCSMEPAVNHTSLKLRCSWTGGFPSAEVHWANHLRRAGEEADEGHDSDILLPSHDLFGNSSLFTCTGSHLALEQSVECSTRAYLPPSEPVCLAYVTTNKQYLMLSCSWDGGAPNALVWWEGPGGHETPKQENSNILNIRYGTARNGRPYVCHAKHPLLGQTKTCWLTLEAPVLLTQRRVVSVYEGTDVQLSCNLRANYLPTSQITWFNNHGLDILDASKYMLLRTSAWANLTVRDTDEAQDSGEYRCTSSNAVGGADLNVTLVVKKHPIPPNATLIRVMYIGRLRNEVELEWQMEGDAQQGWTGFVVQHRGLTERPGRRTSNNESMGRTEERLSAEIWHENILQDPDVRIHIVDRLTPTAKYHFRVMPFNYRTIGHPSAAKTPAEPPSNNYPAVIGAAIGGMLFAVIFTVLLLMYIFRNRNNSPRLHDMLFGLRHSQSRENINFPEDEGVSEAEGGGVPEMGSSSSQGLKIPRAASPLAAADQAPPMGDNEPVNVTITVQATGS, encoded by the exons ATGCTGGTCCAACTGCTAGGGCTCCTTTTTCTGCTTTACTTTGCCAATT CCCAGCCCAACAATGGGGAGGTGGTGTACCAGGACACCACTGTGTACGGTGTGGTGGGCAAAGCCGTGATCTTAGAGTGCGGGACCACCGTACCCGACATGTACATATGGAGCTTCACCAAGCCTGGCACTGAAGCCATCAAGGCGGTGGTGTACGACTTGGGCCAAGGTCCCAAGATCCAGAAACTGGCCCACACCCTCGGACAGGTGACGGTTATCTTGAAAAGTGCCGATGTCAGCATCGACAAGCTGCCTGTGGCTGCTCAAGGTCTTTACACCTGCCAGGCCTTCTATGACATTGAGAACTCACCTGTAGTCTACTACTACTATGTGCACCTCACAGTACGAG TTCCAGTAACAAAGCCACACCTCTTGGTGAGCGATGTCTCTCCAGTGGAAGGATCGACAATATGGCTACAATGTAATCTGGACAATGGGACAGGCCCCATCCAGTATGTATGGCAACAAGAAAACCGTCACGGAAACATCTCAGCGTTCGCTCAGGGCAACACCGGTGTGGTCAACGTGACGGAGGTGAACCGTAACCATACGGGCTGGTACCGCTGTCTGGCTAGCAACGCGGTCAACAGTGAGCAATCTGATCGGATATGGCTGGACATTATCT ATGGTCCGGACATTCCTCAGATCGACGTGACTCCTTACACAGTGACCGAGAGAGGTTACTCGGCCCTAGAGAGAGAGACGGTTTCCCTGCAGTGTCAAGCTCAGTCGAACCCGCCCAGCCAGTACGTCTGGTTGTACAACAGCTCGCAGGTTTACACCGGGCCGCAGCTCACCATCACCAAAGTCCTCCGCATGCACACGGGTGACTACGCCTGCCTGGCGCAGAACACCTACCTCAACACACGCTCCAAGAAAACAATCAGCCTGACAGTTTACT ATCCACCAGATGGCTCTCCTTCCTGCTCGATGGAGCCAGCCGTGAATCACACCTCCTTGAAACTACGCTGCTCCTGGACTGGCGGTTTCCCTTCCGCCGAAGTTCACTGGGCTAACCACTTGAGACGTGCAGGAGAAGAGGCAGACGAAGGGCACGACAGCGATATCTTGTTGCCGTCCCATGATCTGTTTGGCAACAGCAGCTTGTTTACCTGCACGGGTTCTCACCTTGCACTTGAACAATCGGTGGAGTGCAGCACACGAGCAT ATCTCCCTCCTTCGGAACCGGTGTGTCTAGCCTACGTGACAACCAACAAGCAGTATCTAATGTTGTCCTGTTCATGGGATGGAGGGGCACCCAATGCTTTGGTGTGGTGGGAGGGTCCGGGTGGCCATGAAACACCCAAGCAAGAGAACTCCAACATTCTGAACATTCGCTACGGCACCGCCCGCAATGGAAGACCTTACGTCTGTCATGCAAAACATCCACTTCTGGGTCAAACTAAGACCTGCTGGCTCACGTTAG AAGCCCCTGTGTTGCTAACGCAGCGCAGGGTCGTGTCCGTGTACGAGGGAACCGACGTGCAACTATCTTGCAACCTGAGGGCCAACTACCTTCCCACCAGTCAGATAACATGGTTCAATAATCACGGTTTGGACATCCTGGACGCATCCAAGTACATGCTACTGCGGACATCAGCGTGGGCTAACCTGACCGTGCGAGACACAGATGAGGCTCAGGATAGCGGAGAGTACAGGTGCACCTCAAGCAACGCGGTGGGAGGAGCCGACCTCAACGTCACACTAGTAGTTAAGA AGCACCCCATCCCACCCAATGCCACCCTGATCAGGGTGATGTACATTGGCCGCCTGCGGAACGAGGTGGAACTGGAGTGGCAGATGGAAGGAGATGCCCAACAAGGCTGGACCGGATTCGTCGTGCAGCACAGAGGTCTAACCGAGCGACCGGGAAGGAGAACGAGCAACAATGAATCAATGGGGAGAACAGAAGAACGACTCAGTGCTGAAATCTGGCACGAGAACATCCTCCAGGATCCTGATGTCAGGATTCACATTGTGGACAGGCTGACACCCACGGCAAAGTACCACTTCCGGGTCATGCCTTTCAACTACAGAACCATTGGGCATCCCTCTGCTGCTAAAACGCCAG CCGAGCCGCCTTCCAACAACTACCCTGCTGTGATTGGTGCAGCCATTGGCGGGATGctttttgctgtcattttcACCGTGCTGCTGCTCATGTACATTTTCCGCAACCGCAACAACAGTCCTC GACTACATGACATGTTGTTTGGCCT GCGTCACAGCCAATCGAGGGAGAACATTAATTTCCCGGAGGATGAGGGGGTCAGTGAGGCGGAGGGCGGAGGCGTACCAGAAATGGGCAGCTCATCCAGCCAAG GTCTGAAAATACCTCGTGCGGCTTCACCCTTGGCCGCCGCCGACCAGGCCCCTCCCATGGGGGACAACGAACCCGTCAATGTCACCATCACCGTCCAGGCGACTGGCTCCTGA
- the nectin1a gene encoding nectin cell adhesion molecule 1a isoform X2 — translation MEHKKLWIFLITIYILTGVNGQSVEMDDGKSGYLGSKVDLRCRFINSSPPVKISQVTWQKLVNGTKQNMAIANPSLGVSVAPPYKDRVTFKNAAVRRRTPNLEDTTITFSSLRMSDEATYICEYTTFPAGNRENKVNLTVYVRPTTQMSLSTPTLVARASNLKTPVATCVSANGKPPGVIKWETRVPGEVTTREYRNSDGTFTIQSDYILVPSRETHKETLTCVTSYNEEVFTDSVTLDIQYEPDVLVDGYDGNWYLNRENVQLSCQADANPAVSLYQWKLINGSMPSSAEIRDNVLIFKGPVTYDLQGTYVCDATNSIGTRSGFVEVSVIDKPLPQIATRDVISVVALLLAAGVLMGITITVLVLKIRSRKDDTSDDSPSRKLSQPIRKRPAEDIQHSGRLYEELPNTADYVSYRLACNKEDYPEPYSPPINPPLSFLPQHPYHSPQATNTTTGSSSTSSSKNTFSPPSHSSAIFKYPSVPGLSPPPPGVGPYTFPKEQYV, via the exons GAGTGAATGGGCAAAGTGTAGAAATGGATGATGGGAAGTCGGGCTACCTGGGTTCCAAAGTGGATCTCCGATGTCGCTTCATCAACAGCTCGCCGCCTGTCAAAATCTCACAG GTGACATGGCAGAAACTGGTAAACGGCACCAAGCAGAACATGGCCATCGCTAACCCGTCCCTCGGGGTATCCGTGGCCCCGCCCTACAAGGACCGTGTCACCTTCAAGAACGCCGCCGTGAGGCGTCGAACTCCCAACCTAGAAGACACCACCATCACCTTCTCCTCATTGCGTATGTCTGACGAAGCCACCTACATTTGTGAATACACCACCTTCCCTGCGGGCAACAGGGAGAACAAGGTCAACCTGACTGTATATG TTCGTCCGACCACCCAAATGAGTCTGTCCACGCCCACATTGGTGGCTCGTGCATCCAACCTAAAGACGCCAGTGGCGACGTGCGTCTCTGCCAATGGAAAACCACCTGGTGTCATCAA GTGGGAGACGAGGGTGCCGGGTGAGGTGACCACCCGCGAGTACAGAAACTCAGACGGCACCTTCACAATTCAGAGCGACTACATTCTGGTGCCCAGTCGGGAAACACACAAGGAGACCCTCACTTGTGTCACCTCCTACAACGAGGAAGTATTCACAGACAGCGTCACCCTCGATATTCAGT ATGAACCCGATGTCCTGGTGGACGGCTACGATGGAAACTGGTACCTGAACAGAGAGAACGTTCAACTGAGCTGCCAAGCTGACGCCAACCCGGCCGTCTCCCTCTACCAGTGGAAGCT GATCAACGGCTCCATGCCGAGCAGTGCTGAGATAAGAGACAACGTTCTAATATTTAAAGGACCGGTTACGTACGATTTGCAGGGTACTTACGTTTGCGATGCCACGAACAGCATCGGGACCCGATCGGGCTTCGTGGAGGTCAGCGTTATAG ATAAGCCGCTACCGCAGATAGCAACGCGTGATGTCATTAGCGTGGTGGCCTTATTGTTAGCAGCGGGCGTGCTGATGGGAATCACCATAACAGTGCTGGTCCTCAAGATCAGAAGTAGGAAGGATGATACCTC AGACGACTCTCCATCGAGGAAACTGTCCCAGCCGATACGTAAAAGACCCGCGGAAGATATTCAG CATTCAGGGCGTTTGTACGAGGAACTTCCTAACACAGCGGACTACGTGAGCTACAGACTAGCATGTAATAAGGAGGACTACCCAGAGCCCTACTCCCCCCCCATTAACCCACCGCTGTCCTTCCTGCCCCAACATCCCTACCACTCTCCACAAGCTACCAACACGACTacgggcagcagcagcaccagctcgtccaaaaacacattttctccaCCTTCGCACTCCTCCGCTATTTTTAAGTACCCCTCAGTGCCGGGCctgtccccccctcccccgggGGTTGGGCCGTATACGTTCCCCAAAGAGCAGTACGTCTGA
- the nectin1a gene encoding nectin cell adhesion molecule 1a isoform X1 produces the protein MEHKKLWIFLITIYILTGVNGQSVEMDDGKSGYLGSKVDLRCRFINSSPPVKISQVTWQKLVNGTKQNMAIANPSLGVSVAPPYKDRVTFKNAAVRRRTPNLEDTTITFSSLRMSDEATYICEYTTFPAGNRENKVNLTVYVRPTTQMSLSTPTLVARASNLKTPVATCVSANGKPPGVIKWETRVPGEVTTREYRNSDGTFTIQSDYILVPSRETHKETLTCVTSYNEEVFTDSVTLDIQYEPDVLVDGYDGNWYLNRENVQLSCQADANPAVSLYQWKLINGSMPSSAEIRDNVLIFKGPVTYDLQGTYVCDATNSIGTRSGFVEVSVIDKPLPQIATRDVISVVALLLAAGVLMGITITVLVLKIRSRKDDTSDDSPSRKLSQPIRKRPAEDIQHCSEPFPQHSGRLYEELPNTADYVSYRLACNKEDYPEPYSPPINPPLSFLPQHPYHSPQATNTTTGSSSTSSSKNTFSPPSHSSAIFKYPSVPGLSPPPPGVGPYTFPKEQYV, from the exons GAGTGAATGGGCAAAGTGTAGAAATGGATGATGGGAAGTCGGGCTACCTGGGTTCCAAAGTGGATCTCCGATGTCGCTTCATCAACAGCTCGCCGCCTGTCAAAATCTCACAG GTGACATGGCAGAAACTGGTAAACGGCACCAAGCAGAACATGGCCATCGCTAACCCGTCCCTCGGGGTATCCGTGGCCCCGCCCTACAAGGACCGTGTCACCTTCAAGAACGCCGCCGTGAGGCGTCGAACTCCCAACCTAGAAGACACCACCATCACCTTCTCCTCATTGCGTATGTCTGACGAAGCCACCTACATTTGTGAATACACCACCTTCCCTGCGGGCAACAGGGAGAACAAGGTCAACCTGACTGTATATG TTCGTCCGACCACCCAAATGAGTCTGTCCACGCCCACATTGGTGGCTCGTGCATCCAACCTAAAGACGCCAGTGGCGACGTGCGTCTCTGCCAATGGAAAACCACCTGGTGTCATCAA GTGGGAGACGAGGGTGCCGGGTGAGGTGACCACCCGCGAGTACAGAAACTCAGACGGCACCTTCACAATTCAGAGCGACTACATTCTGGTGCCCAGTCGGGAAACACACAAGGAGACCCTCACTTGTGTCACCTCCTACAACGAGGAAGTATTCACAGACAGCGTCACCCTCGATATTCAGT ATGAACCCGATGTCCTGGTGGACGGCTACGATGGAAACTGGTACCTGAACAGAGAGAACGTTCAACTGAGCTGCCAAGCTGACGCCAACCCGGCCGTCTCCCTCTACCAGTGGAAGCT GATCAACGGCTCCATGCCGAGCAGTGCTGAGATAAGAGACAACGTTCTAATATTTAAAGGACCGGTTACGTACGATTTGCAGGGTACTTACGTTTGCGATGCCACGAACAGCATCGGGACCCGATCGGGCTTCGTGGAGGTCAGCGTTATAG ATAAGCCGCTACCGCAGATAGCAACGCGTGATGTCATTAGCGTGGTGGCCTTATTGTTAGCAGCGGGCGTGCTGATGGGAATCACCATAACAGTGCTGGTCCTCAAGATCAGAAGTAGGAAGGATGATACCTC AGACGACTCTCCATCGAGGAAACTGTCCCAGCCGATACGTAAAAGACCCGCGGAAGATATTCAG CATTGCTCCGAACCCTTTCCACAGCATTCAGGGCGTTTGTACGAGGAACTTCCTAACACAGCGGACTACGTGAGCTACAGACTAGCATGTAATAAGGAGGACTACCCAGAGCCCTACTCCCCCCCCATTAACCCACCGCTGTCCTTCCTGCCCCAACATCCCTACCACTCTCCACAAGCTACCAACACGACTacgggcagcagcagcaccagctcgtccaaaaacacattttctccaCCTTCGCACTCCTCCGCTATTTTTAAGTACCCCTCAGTGCCGGGCctgtccccccctcccccgggGGTTGGGCCGTATACGTTCCCCAAAGAGCAGTACGTCTGA